Proteins found in one Desulfobacterales bacterium genomic segment:
- a CDS encoding leucyl aminopeptidase, whose protein sequence is MIELKYIDVKKEKLKVLIIPVCEDKDIFEDDIISPLIAKAKEIKEFKGKKDEELIFYGYPGINAERIIFKGIGENDKISTEVLRSFAGGVVKKNIKNKFSEVYIEVPTQNLTKIQKDELLESLMEGAYLGNYIFDGYKQKKDNDKIPLKKICFIANIDTIAQYAYLPDKIKTICDGTFLARNWVNIPSNLKKPEQFTQSIIDIAEKENIKATVFSGKILEQKGFGGIVAVASGSVCEPSMVILEYMPEKAKKTIALIGKGVTFDSGGISLKSQSGLEDMKIDMAGAAASAAAIFTASKLKLNANVISIIPIVENMPSGTATRPGDVIKSYDGKTVEILNTDAEGRLILMDAMSYAVQIYKPDILIDIATLTGSCMAALGTKIAGLFSLDDELASKIIKAGERTNELCWRLPLPDFYKDQLKSEIADIKNVSDDKYGGAITAALFLLEFVGDTKWAHLDIAGPASTKKDESYYSFGGTGFGVRLFIKFIEDFISEIS, encoded by the coding sequence TTGATAGAATTAAAATACATCGATGTAAAAAAAGAAAAATTGAAAGTGCTTATTATCCCTGTATGCGAAGATAAAGATATATTTGAAGATGATATAATATCTCCATTAATAGCTAAGGCAAAGGAGATAAAAGAGTTTAAAGGTAAAAAAGACGAAGAATTAATATTTTACGGATATCCCGGAATTAATGCTGAAAGAATAATATTTAAAGGAATAGGCGAAAACGACAAAATTTCGACGGAAGTGTTGAGATCTTTTGCAGGCGGTGTGGTAAAGAAAAATATTAAAAATAAGTTTTCTGAAGTATATATTGAAGTTCCAACTCAAAATCTTACTAAAATTCAAAAAGACGAATTGTTAGAATCTTTAATGGAAGGAGCTTATCTTGGTAATTATATTTTTGACGGATATAAACAAAAAAAAGACAATGACAAGATTCCTTTAAAAAAGATTTGCTTTATTGCGAATATCGATACGATAGCTCAATATGCCTATTTACCTGATAAAATTAAAACCATTTGTGATGGAACTTTTCTTGCCAGAAATTGGGTAAATATACCTTCCAACTTGAAAAAACCTGAACAGTTTACACAATCAATAATAGATATTGCTGAAAAAGAAAATATTAAAGCCACTGTTTTCAGTGGTAAAATTCTTGAGCAAAAGGGATTTGGAGGCATCGTTGCTGTAGCATCTGGAAGCGTTTGTGAACCTTCAATGGTTATTCTTGAGTATATGCCTGAAAAAGCTAAAAAGACGATAGCTCTTATCGGTAAAGGAGTTACTTTTGATTCAGGCGGTATTAGTTTAAAATCCCAAAGCGGACTTGAAGACATGAAAATTGATATGGCTGGAGCAGCTGCATCTGCCGCTGCTATTTTTACAGCTTCAAAGCTAAAGCTTAATGCAAATGTTATTTCTATTATACCTATTGTAGAAAATATGCCTTCTGGCACAGCTACAAGACCCGGCGATGTAATTAAAAGCTATGACGGAAAAACAGTAGAAATATTAAATACTGACGCTGAGGGCAGATTGATATTAATGGATGCAATGTCCTATGCCGTTCAAATTTATAAACCTGATATCCTAATAGATATTGCTACTCTTACAGGCTCATGCATGGCAGCTCTTGGAACAAAAATAGCTGGTTTATTTTCCCTTGATGATGAGCTTGCATCAAAAATTATTAAGGCTGGAGAAAGAACAAACGAGCTTTGTTGGAGACTTCCATTACCCGATTTTTATAAAGATCAATTAAAGAGTGAAATAGCTGATATTAAAAATGTTTCGGATGACAAATATGGTGGTGCAATTACAGCAGCTTTATTTCTTTTAGAATTTGTTGGCGATACAAAATGGGCTCACCTTGATATTGCTGGTCCTGCTTCTACAAAAAAAGACGAATCCTATTATAGTTTTGGAGGAACAGGTTTTGGGGTAAGGCTTTTTATTAAATTTATTGAAGATTTTATATCTGAGATCTCTTAA